The Impatiens glandulifera chromosome 3, dImpGla2.1, whole genome shotgun sequence genome contains a region encoding:
- the LOC124930769 gene encoding G-type lectin S-receptor-like serine/threonine-protein kinase SD2-5 — translation MNSLLLCSFINIIIIVPKTCLSSIRKIGTINPGFIATQMSFIDNDGLFLLSNSSQFAFGFVAEKDNPTLFQLSVLHKNTETVIWSANRNRESLVGNSDEFTFDLNGTARLNNGDGKTVWSTDGKGAVSMELWDSGNLVLLGGDVINGGSNVVWESFAFPTDTLLQNQNFSDGIKLVSNPSSGNLTYYLQIKEGDMMLYAGFSTPQPYWSLKKDSKKTMNKAGGDLGFASMDSSSWNFYDPKGDLLWQYSVLGGGNPNGTWIAVLGNDGSISFKNLPETSSNSEVSVTRIPGDSCGLPEACEAYLVCSDGNKCRCPSTLSPWSCDFSTISSCEKSMELVEVGDDVKYFALGFVSPVSTTSLDGCKSSCLGNCSCVALFFHNSSGNCFTFDSVGSFQQSNGGGGSGGFVSYVKVKSGGEGNGSKHFPYVAIIVVACFLVVVGVVFLGYYRFRMKKRRKLEELSSSEDNFFGSMSGMPIRFRYRELQAATENFSVKLGQGGFGSVYKGVLDDGTRIAVKQLEGVGQGKKEFRAEVSIIGSIHHIHLVKLKGFCAEGSHRLLVYEFMSNGSLDKWIFKKKKNDDFLLDWNTRFNIALGTAKGLAYLHEDCDVKIIHCDIKPENVLLDDNYNARVSDFGLAKLMNREQSHVFTTLRGTRGYLAPEWITNYAISEKSDVYSFGMVLLEIVGGRKNFDPSETSEKSHFPSYAFKMMEEGKVKDIWDQRLLIKENDERMETFIRVALWCIQDDMNLRPSMTKVVQMLEGLCLVPIPPVASPIGSRLFAGMFKSTSGEGTSSGASVPSDQYNSDAYISAIRLSGPR, via the coding sequence ATCCAGTATTAGAAAGATTGGAACGATTAATCCAGGATTCATAGCAACTCAAATGAGTTTCATAGACAACGATGGTTTATTCCTTCTATCAAACTCATCCCAATTTGCTTTCGGCTTCGTCGCAGAGAAAGACAATCCCACTTTGTTTCAACTTTCAGTTCTTCATAAGAACACAGAAACAGTAATCTGGTCTGCAAACAGAAACAGGGAATCCCTAGTTGGAAACTCCGACGAATTCACCTTTGATCTAAACGGAACCGCCCGTTTAAACAACGGGGATGGAAAAACTGTTTGGTCAACGGACGGAAAGGGAGCTGTTTCCATGGAGTTGTGGGATTCTGGAAACTTGGTTCTGCTTGGTGGTGACGTCATCAATGGCGGATCCAATGTTGTTTGGGAGAGTTTTGCATTTCCGACTGATACCCTTTTGCAGAATCAGAATTTTAGTGATGGGATCAAACTTGTAAGCAATCCGAGCTCAGGTAACTTGACTTATTATCTTCAGATTAAAGAAGGTGATATGATGTTATATGCAGGGTTTTCTACTCCTCAACCTTATTGGTCTTTGAAGAAAGATAGTAAGAAGACTATGAACAAGGCTGGGGGAGACCTAGGTTTTGCTTCAATGGATTCGAGTTCATGGAATTTCTATGATCCAAAAGGAGATTTGCTTTGGCAATATAGTGTTCTTGGTGGAGGCAATCCAAACGGGACTTGGATCGCGGTTTTAGGAAATGACGGGTCAATTTCGTTCAAGAATCTTCCGGAAACTTCCTCAAATTCGGAAGTTTCCGTCACGAGAATCCCTGGGGATTCTTGTGGCTTGCCGGAAGCGTGTGAGGCTTATCTAGTTTGTTCCGATGGGAACAAGTGTCGTTGTCCTTCGACTCTTAGTCCTTGGAGTTGTGATTTCTCGACAATTTCTTCTTGTGAGAAATCTATGGAGCTTGTGGAAGTTGGGGATGATGTAAAATATTTCGCTCTTGGATTCGTTTCGCCGGTTTCGACTACGAGTTTAGATGGTTGTAAATCTTCTTGTCTCGGAAATTGCTCGTGTGTTGCATTGTTCTTTCATAATAGCTCGGGAAATTGTTTTACGTTCGATAGTGTTGGAAGCTTTCAACAATCTAACGGTGGTGGTGGTAGTGGTGGTTTTGTTTCGTATGTTAAGGTGAAGAGTGGAGGAGAAGGAAACGGGTCGAAACATTTCCCTTACGTTGCGATTATAGTGGTTGCGTGTTTTCTTGTTGTTGTCGGGGTGGTTTTCTTGGGGTATTATCGTTTTCGAATGAAGAAAAGGAGGAAATTGGAAGAATTGTCGTCGTCTGAGGATAATTTCTTTGGGAGTATGTCGGGAATGCCAATACGTTTTAGGTATAGGGAGCTCCAAGCCGCGACCGAGAATTTCTCGGTGAAGCTCGGGCAAGGAGGGTTCGGGTCGGTTTACAAAGGAGTTCTCGATGATGGAACACGGATCGCGGTTAAGCAATTGGAAGGTGTCGGGCAAGGAAAGAAGGAGTTTCGAGCCGAAGTTAGCATCATTGGAAGCATACACCATATTCATCTAGTTAAGTTGAAAGGCTTTTGTGCGGAAGGATCTCATAGGCTTCTTGTTTACGAATTCATGTCAAATGGTTCGTTAGACAAATGGAttttcaagaagaagaagaacgatGATTTTCTTTTGGATTGGAACACGAGGTTTAACATAGCCCTCGGAACAGCCAAAGGGCTCGCGTATCTACACGAGGATTGTGACGTGAAGATTATCCATTGCGACATCAAGCCCGAGAATGTCCTTCTAGACGACAATTACAATGCAAGGGTTTCCGATTTCGGACTAGCCAAATTGATGAACCGAGAGCAAAGCCATGTCTTCACAACTCTCCGGGGAACTAGGGGTTACCTAGCCCCGGAGTGGATAACCAACTACGCCATATCAGAGAAGAGCGACGTTTACAGTTTTGGAATGGTACTATTAGAAATAGTAGGTGGAAGGAAGAACTTCGATCCAAGCGAGACATCCGAGAAGTCGCATTTCCCATCATACGCGTTCAAGATGATGGAAGAGGGTAAAGTGAAGGACATATGGGATCAAAGGCTATTGATTAAGGAAAATGATGAGAGGATGGAAACCTTCATTCGAGTTGCCTTATGGTGCATACAAGATGACATGAACCTTAGACCATCCATGACTAAGGTAGTACAAATGTTGGAGGGCCTTTGTTTGGTTCCTATCCCGCCCGTGGCATCTCCGATTGGATCGCGCCTTTTTGCGGGCATGTTTAAGTCGACGAGTGGCGAAGGGACTTCGTCAGGGGCTTCGGTGCCATCGGATCAATACAACAGCGATGCCTATATTTCTGCGATTAGACTTTCGGGTCCACGTtaa